A stretch of Acidobacteriota bacterium DNA encodes these proteins:
- a CDS encoding ABC transporter substrate-binding protein produces MRARSSWERAAIPALLATLSLLAPALASAADNGYLRYRMPREPNTLDPSMAINENAALYAVNLFDGLVEYNPEGTKVVPAVAQAWTESPDHRTYTFHLRPGVKFHNGRDVVAADVVFSLRRIFDPAVASPLRSFLDMIDGSADFAAEKSADLRGVRAPDPRTVVITLEYPYPPFLSVLASQAGNILPAEVYSDPAKTYLDHPVGCGPFRFESKERGVSLTLSAFRDHWKGPPGIPGIVFRYLPDVGTAFLEFKAGNLDYDNEAPPGQREEIGANMKESYHKWMRLATSFLAFNFDSGAFKSNAALRRAIGFAIDRERIAGVLQEGKDIPATRLLPPGLSTAGNEPGPYRYDPVQAKKLLAEAGYPEGKGLPDITMVTSNNTGIVRYSEAIQADLAAVGIRLKLKPMEFAAYQAAVEGTKETGMPADLIVQIWFADYLDPDAFFRPLLHTSSFGSGGNYGRYSNPEIDKLLDSGRRETDPAKRTLIYRKVEDIALADAGLLPIYFYFDDALVGPKVRGFVPSQLGDYAASLELLHLDR; encoded by the coding sequence ATGAGAGCAAGATCGTCATGGGAGCGGGCGGCGATTCCCGCCCTCCTCGCAACGCTGAGTCTCCTGGCTCCCGCGCTCGCCAGCGCCGCGGACAACGGGTATCTCCGCTACCGGATGCCGAGGGAGCCGAACACGCTCGACCCGTCCATGGCGATCAACGAGAACGCGGCTCTCTACGCGGTGAACCTGTTCGACGGGCTCGTCGAGTACAACCCCGAGGGGACGAAGGTCGTGCCCGCCGTCGCCCAGGCCTGGACGGAATCGCCGGATCATCGGACGTACACGTTTCACCTGCGTCCGGGCGTGAAGTTTCACAACGGCCGCGATGTCGTCGCCGCCGACGTCGTCTTCTCGCTCCGGCGCATCTTCGATCCCGCCGTCGCGTCCCCCTTGCGGTCGTTCCTCGACATGATCGACGGATCGGCGGACTTCGCGGCGGAGAAGTCCGCCGACCTCCGCGGCGTGCGGGCGCCTGACCCGCGCACGGTCGTGATCACACTCGAGTACCCCTACCCGCCGTTCCTCTCGGTCCTCGCGAGCCAGGCCGGCAACATCCTTCCGGCCGAAGTCTACAGCGACCCCGCCAAGACCTATCTCGATCACCCGGTCGGGTGCGGCCCCTTCCGGTTCGAGTCGAAGGAGCGGGGCGTGTCCCTCACGCTCTCGGCCTTCCGCGATCACTGGAAGGGTCCGCCGGGAATCCCCGGAATCGTCTTTCGGTACCTGCCCGATGTCGGAACTGCCTTTCTCGAGTTCAAGGCAGGGAATCTCGACTACGACAACGAGGCCCCACCGGGACAGCGTGAGGAGATAGGCGCGAACATGAAGGAGAGTTACCACAAGTGGATGCGGCTCGCGACGTCGTTCCTCGCGTTCAATTTCGATTCGGGGGCGTTCAAGTCGAACGCGGCGCTCCGCCGCGCCATCGGTTTCGCGATCGATCGCGAGCGGATCGCCGGCGTGCTGCAGGAGGGAAAGGACATTCCGGCGACCCGTCTGCTGCCTCCTGGACTCTCCACCGCCGGGAACGAGCCGGGACCGTACCGGTACGATCCGGTGCAGGCGAAGAAACTTCTCGCCGAGGCCGGTTACCCCGAGGGAAAGGGGCTGCCCGACATCACCATGGTGACGTCGAACAATACGGGGATCGTGCGCTACTCGGAGGCGATTCAGGCGGATCTCGCGGCCGTCGGGATCCGGTTGAAGTTGAAGCCGATGGAGTTCGCAGCGTACCAGGCGGCCGTCGAGGGGACCAAGGAGACGGGGATGCCGGCCGACCTCATCGTCCAGATCTGGTTCGCGGACTATCTGGATCCCGACGCCTTCTTCCGCCCCCTCCTGCACACGTCGTCGTTCGGCTCGGGCGGGAACTACGGCCGCTACAGCAATCCGGAGATCGACAAGCTCCTCGATTCGGGACGCCGCGAGACCGATCCGGCGAAGCGCACCCTCATCTACCGGAAGGTCGAAGACATCGCGCTCGCCGACGCGGGCCTCTTGCCAATCTATTTCTACTTCGATGACGCGCTTGTGGGCCCGAAGGTCCGGGGCTTCGTCCCGAGTCAGCTCGGGGACTACGCCGCGAGCCTCGAGCTGCTGCACCTGGATCGCTGA
- a CDS encoding ABC transporter permease — translation MRRQTTRPVGSAGHSGGGGSSRGPAGRSSVPGRSTGDPIGSPAASAYARRARARSVAASPEATKARYGPSSRSPDDSPATALCGGAAPIDRASPLCWNARRPSRGVEHDRPRRRRGEVAHLGWRWFWRSPSTVVGAIVVGLAVLVALAAVAWGETGSTLTRLKLTQDPLLVDKDVKPPSAPDARHYLGTDDQGRDVLSRLLHGARVSLTVGFIAEAIAFALGLLVGVTAGYSGGRIDALLMRSADVLLAFPLPLLAMGAVAVFDSPSLTLVFMVLGLMGWGGIARLVRAEIQSLRRREFADAARALGARGVRIAFVHLLPNALAPALVAATVGVAGNILTESWLSFLGLGAQSPDLSWGRMILEGKLFLPAKPWLCIYPGIALAITVGGLMLLADGLRDRLDPRSRGGTWA, via the coding sequence GGCAGACGACGAGGCCCGTGGGCTCGGCCGGCCACTCGGGGGGCGGTGGCTCGTCGCGCGGCCCGGCCGGACGATCCTCCGTTCCGGGAAGATCGACGGGCGATCCGATCGGTTCTCCCGCCGCGTCGGCGTACGCGCGGCGCGCCAGGGCGAGAAGCGTCGCGGCTTCGCCGGAAGCGACGAAGGCGCGGTATGGACCCTCGTCGAGGTCGCCCGACGACTCCCCGGCGACGGCTCTCTGCGGCGGGGCCGCGCCGATTGATCGGGCCTCGCCCCTGTGTTGGAATGCGCGCCGTCCGTCGCGCGGCGTTGAACACGATCGTCCGCGCCGCCGGCGCGGGGAGGTCGCCCACTTGGGATGGCGGTGGTTCTGGCGCAGCCCCTCGACCGTCGTTGGCGCGATCGTGGTGGGCCTCGCGGTTCTCGTCGCCCTCGCGGCCGTCGCCTGGGGTGAAACCGGGTCGACTCTCACTCGGCTGAAGCTGACCCAGGATCCCCTGCTCGTCGACAAGGACGTGAAGCCGCCGTCCGCGCCCGACGCCCGCCATTATCTCGGGACCGACGACCAGGGACGTGATGTCCTCAGTCGTCTGCTCCACGGAGCGCGCGTCTCGCTGACCGTCGGCTTCATCGCGGAGGCGATAGCCTTCGCACTCGGGCTGCTCGTGGGCGTCACGGCCGGCTACTCGGGCGGAAGGATCGACGCGCTGCTGATGCGATCCGCCGACGTGCTCCTCGCCTTCCCGTTACCCCTCCTCGCGATGGGCGCCGTGGCCGTGTTCGACTCGCCGAGCCTGACGCTGGTCTTCATGGTGCTCGGCCTGATGGGGTGGGGCGGCATCGCAAGGCTTGTTCGGGCCGAGATCCAATCGCTGCGCCGGCGCGAGTTCGCCGACGCGGCGCGGGCGCTCGGCGCGCGGGGAGTGCGCATCGCGTTCGTCCACCTTCTGCCGAACGCGCTCGCTCCGGCCCTCGTCGCCGCGACGGTGGGCGTCGCGGGCAACATCCTCACCGAATCGTGGCTCTCGTTCCTCGGCCTGGGGGCCCAGTCTCCGGATCTGTCGTGGGGACGGATGATCCTCGAGGGGAAGTTGTTCCTGCCCGCCAAGCCATGGCTCTGCATCTACCCGGGAATCGCCCTCGCCATCACGGTCGGCGGGCTGATGCTCCTGGCCGACGGACTTCGCGATCGGCTCGATCCGCGGAGCCGCGGCGGCACGTGGGCGTGA